Below is a window of Dietzia timorensis DNA.
ACGGGCATTTTGAGCGGGCAGCGGCCGCGGACTGGCTCGACGCCAACGAGCGCCACCGCATCGACGCCGGTCTGCGTCGCCGTCTCAACCCGCGTGCGCCGTCCAGCGACGTTCTCGACCTCGCCTCCAACGACTATCTCGGACTCGGATCGCACGCCGATGTCAAGGCGGCCGCTATCGACGCCATCGAACAATGGGGCACGGGATCGACCGGTTCTCGCCTCGTCACCGGAACGACTACCGCTCACATCGACCTCGAGACGAAACTCGCGGAGTTCATGGGGCAGGAGGCAGCGCTGGTGTTCTCCTCCGGCTATGCCGCCAACCTCGGCGTCGTCACCGCGCTCGCCGGTCGGGGGTCGCTCATCGTGTCTGACGGCGGAAGCCACGCTTCCCTCGTCGACGCATGCCGCCTCTCCCGTGCACGAGTTGTCGTCATCGAAAGGGGAGACGTCGAGCAGGCGCGGATCGCGCTGGCCGAGAGAACCGAGGAGCGCGCGCTGGTGGTTACCGACTCGGTGTACTCAGTCGACGGCGAGCTGGCACCGCTGCGCGAAATGTACGAGGCCGCCCGTGACAACGGGGCGTTGATGCTCGCCGACGAGGCGCACGGACTCGGTGTTCGCGGCCGTGGCGGCCGTGGATACGTCGATGAGCTCGGGCTCGCCGGTCGCGAAGATCTCATCGTCACCGCGACACTGTCGAAGGCGCTGGGCTCTCAGGGCGGCGTGGTGCTCGGCTCACGTCGCCTCATCGATCACCTCATCGATACCGCGCGCACGTTCA
It encodes the following:
- a CDS encoding 8-amino-7-oxononanoate synthase; the encoded protein is MSEKAPHGHFERAAAADWLDANERHRIDAGLRRRLNPRAPSSDVLDLASNDYLGLGSHADVKAAAIDAIEQWGTGSTGSRLVTGTTTAHIDLETKLAEFMGQEAALVFSSGYAANLGVVTALAGRGSLIVSDGGSHASLVDACRLSRARVVVIERGDVEQARIALAERTEERALVVTDSVYSVDGELAPLREMYEAARDNGALMLADEAHGLGVRGRGGRGYVDELGLAGREDLIVTATLSKALGSQGGVVLGSRRLIDHLIDTARTFIFDTGLNPAAVGAAGAALEQLVATPTLADDVLANARELAEAAGAEEPQSAVVSVIIGDPSKAVAARDEMRSRGVSVGCFRPPSVPVGTSRLRLTARANLTKGDLERACETLRKVLAGMDRGSEAGRG